A DNA window from Brassica napus cultivar Da-Ae chromosome C1, Da-Ae, whole genome shotgun sequence contains the following coding sequences:
- the LOC106376910 gene encoding phosphoribosylaminoimidazole-succinocarboxamide synthase, chloroplastic-like isoform X2, translated as MAQCGRSTLTPSRTPQSFFTRTVSAKNQAFASVSFLRTLPEFKRYPKQCSVVMSCQGNAQRQQQLSLDDLVTSNRKGEVLGTIQDSLSNCLSDTNLLETVPGLKSRIKGKVRDIYDAGDYLVLITTDRLSAFDRNLASIPFKGQVLNETSLWWFNNTQHITPNAIVSSPDRNVVIAKKCSVFPIEFVVRGYVTGSTDTSLWTVYKKGVRNYCGNALSDGLVKNQKLPANILTPTTKAEDHDVPISPTEIVEGGFMTQAEFEEASMKALSLFEFGQRVAKEHGVILVDTKYEFGKSSDGSILLIDEIHTPDSSRYWLAGSYEERFRKGLEPENVDKEFLRLWFKENCNPYEDEVLPAAPAELVTELAWRYIFLYETITGSRIDILPTQEPIHDRISRNTSQALSSLRQL; from the exons ATGGCTCAGTGTGGGAGGTCAACTCTAACTCCTTCGAGAACACCCCAGAGCTTTTTTACTAGGACAGTGTCTGCAAAAAACCAAGCTTTTGCATCAGTCTCGTTCCTCAGAACACTGCCGGAGTTCAAGAGATACCCAAAACAGTGTTCAGTGGTTATGTCTTGCCAGGGAAATGCTCAACGCCAGCAGCAGTTGTCTCTTGACGATCTAGTCACGAGTAACCGTAAAGGAGAGGTTCTTGGCACTATCCAAGACTCGCTTTCCAACTGTCTCTCAGATACCAATTTGCTAGAGACTGTTCCTGGTCTCAAATCTAGAATCAAGGGCAAG GTCAGAGATATCTATGACGCTGGTGATTATCTGGTACTTATCACTACTGATCGGTTGAGTGCGTTTGACAGAAACCTTGCTTCGATTCCCTTCAAAGGCCAG GTTCTTAATGAGACCAGTTTGTGGTGGTTCAATAACACACAGCACATAACTCCAAATGCAATCGTTTCATCTCCTGATAGAAATGTTGTTATTGCAAAGAAATGCTCGGTTTTCCCAATAGAGTTTGTGG TTAGAGGATATGTGACTGGAAGTACTGACACATCTTTATGGACGGTATACAAGAAAGGTGTTAGGAACTATTGTGGAAATGCCCTCTCAGATG GATTGGTGAAAAACCAGAAGCTTCCAGCTAATATACTTACTCCAACAACAAAGGCTGAGGATCATGATGTGCCCATCTCTCCAACTGAG ATAGTTGAAGGTGGATTCATGACTCAAGCTGAATTTGAGGAAGCAAGCATGAAGGCTTTGAGCTTGTTTGAGTTTGGTCAG CGTGTGGCCAAGGAGCATGGAGTGATACTCGTGGACACTAAATATGAGTTTGGAAAAAGTAGTGATGGCTCCATCTTGTTGATTGATGAG ATTCATACGCCGGATTCAAGCAGATACTGGCTTGCTGGTTCTTATGAAGAACGCTTCCGGAAAGGTCTTGAGCCTGAAAATGTTGATAAG GAGTTCCTAAGGCTGTGGTTTAAAGAGAATTGCAATCCATATGAGGACGAG GTCCTCCCCGCTGCTCCAGCAGAACTCGTAACTGAATTAGCTTGGCG GTACATTTTCTTGTATGAGACTATCACTGGATCAAGAATTGACATTCTTCCTACGCAG GAACCAATACATGATAGAATCTCAAGAAACACAAGCCAAGCACTTTCATCTCTCCGTCAACTCTAG
- the LOC106406297 gene encoding zinc finger CCCH domain-containing protein 55 isoform X1 — protein MDPGDPTSILFTKIRILEPDFASKIIGYLLLQDLGNRDLMRLALGPDTLLHSVCLKAKSALGLSNGSSSSSSISRPINIHRHSPRTNGFMEFSRSPLSPSVNTNVGPSQFQESSSLFASDGGNGDVLDEQQLGDYLSFLNNNDESADLFDNGDAHLHKRSFSASDVCETGFGGGGGYSRFAHGGGLGDDFDSLPGGFGSPDYVSRQQEEIARMKLAQRQRTAAAQFLAASGGSPMSYGSKDINFLLHSRNGYRSGQFGDEGYWFGSPGRHERDEFMGMGDKSNSASKQIYLTFPADSSFTDEDVSNYFGNFGGVQDVRIPYQQKRMFGFVTFVHSETVRTILARGNPHFICDSRVLVKPYKEKGRILENRRLQQQLLQQMERGNFSPGSSPSGLDLFDCHLAPRMFSNTQEMMMRRKAEEAELQQAFEFQRRRLLNLHLPDMDSELFHHHQRSLSIGSPVHFPSRSANQSMLFRSENAGEEVIQGNGDSGRFQSEANHAFLTDTDNNNSQEGGYDDHLNNGNETSLENALPDCFFASPSKTAETKQPESEKENCATSTIQTA, from the exons ATGGATCCTGGAGATCCCACTTCAATACTCTTCACAAAGATCAGAATTTTAGAACCAGATTTCGCCTCCAAGATCATTGGCTACTTGCTCTTACAGGACTTGGGTAATAGAGACTTGATGCGTCTCGCTCTTGGACCCGACACTCTCTTACACTCCGTCTGTCTCAAGGCTAAATCCGCTTTGGGTCTCTCAAacggatcttcttcttcttcttctatctccAGACCCATTAACATCCACCGTCATTCCCCCAGGACGAATGGGTTTATGGAGTTCTCGAGGAGCCCTCTGTCTCCTTCGGTGAACACCAACGTGGGTCCGAGCCAGTTTCAAGAAAGTTCGTCTCTTTTCGCTTCAGATGGTGGAAACGGCGACGTACTCGATGAGCAGCAACTCGGTGACTACTTGTCCTTTCTCAACAACAACGACGAATCTGCGGATCTATTCGACAATGGCGATGCCCATTTGCACAAGAGGAGTTTCTCAGCGAGTGATGTTTGTGAGACCGGGTTTGGCGGCGGCGGCGGTTACAGTCGGTTCGCTCACGGTGGTGGTTTAGGGGATGATTTTGATTCTCTTCCTGGTGGGTTTGGCTCACCGGATTATGTTAGCAGACAGCAAGAGGAGATAGCGAGGATGAAACTGGCTCAGCGGCAGAGAACGGCCGCTGCTCAGTTCTTGGCGGCTAGTGGCGGCTCTCCAATGTCGTATGGTAGTAAAGACATTAACTTTCTCTTGCATTCGCGTAACGGGTACAG ATCAGGACAGTTTGGGGATGAGGGTTACTGGTTCGGTAGTCCAGGGAGACATGAAAGGGATGAGTTTATGGGGATGGGAGATAAGTCCAACTCTGCTTCTAAACAGATTTACTTGACGTTTCCAGCTGATAGCTCCTTCACAGATGAAGATGTCTCCAACTACTTTGG GAATTTTGGAGGAGTGCAAGATGTTAGGATTCCATACCAGCAGAAACGAATGTTTGGGTTTGTCACTTTTGTCCACTCTGAAACTGTGAGAACCATATTGGCTAGAGGAAACCCTCATTTCATCTGCGACTCACGTGTGCTCGTCAAACCCTACAAGGAGAAAGGAAGAATCCTTGAAAA TAGGAGGCTGCAGCAACAACTGCTGCAGCAGATGGAGAGAGGGAACTTTTCTCCTGGTTCAAGTCCATCTGGATTGGATCTCTTTGATTGCCACCTCG CGCCGAGGATGTTCTCTAACACACaggagatgatgatgaggagAAAAGCTGAGGAGGCTGAGCTGCAACAAGCATTTGAATTCCAAAGGAGAAGATTGCTTAATCTGCATTTGCCCGACATGGATAGCGAGTTGTTTCACCATCACCAGCGCAGTCTCTCTATTGGCTCTCCTGTTCATTTCCCCTCTCGCAGTGCTAATCAAAGCATGCTCTTTCGATCTGAAAACGCTGGTGAAGAAGTCATACAAG GTAATGGTGATTCAGGGCGTTTTCAGTCTGAAGCAAACCATGCTTTTCTGACTGATACTGATAATAACAACAGCCAAGAAGGTGGTTACGATGACCATCTCAACAACGG GAACGAGACAAGTCTGGAGAACGCTCTCCCTGATTGCTTCTTTGCTTCCCCATCAAAGACCGCTGAGACTAAACAGCCCGAGTCTGAGAAAGAGAACTGTGCTACCTCAACGATTCAAACAGCCTAG
- the LOC106376910 gene encoding phosphoribosylaminoimidazole-succinocarboxamide synthase, chloroplastic-like isoform X1, with translation MAQCGRSTLTPSRTPQSFFTRTVSAKNQAFASVSFLRTLPEFKRYPKQCSVVMSCQGNAQRQQQLSLDDLVTSNRKGEVLGTIQDSLSNCLSDTNLLETVPGLKSRIKGKVRDIYDAGDYLVLITTDRLSAFDRNLASIPFKGQVLNETSLWWFNNTQHITPNAIVSSPDRNVVIAKKCSVFPIEFVVRGYVTGSTDTSLWTVYKKGVRNYCGNALSDGLVKNQKLPANILTPTTKAEDHDVPISPTEIVEGGFMTQAEFEEASMKALSLFEFGQRVAKEHGVILVDTKYEFGKSSDGSILLIDEIHTPDSSRYWLAGSYEERFRKGLEPENVDKEFLRLWFKENCNPYEDEVLPAAPAELVTELAWRYIFLYETITGSRIDILPTQLYQQEPIHDRISRNTSQALSSLRQL, from the exons ATGGCTCAGTGTGGGAGGTCAACTCTAACTCCTTCGAGAACACCCCAGAGCTTTTTTACTAGGACAGTGTCTGCAAAAAACCAAGCTTTTGCATCAGTCTCGTTCCTCAGAACACTGCCGGAGTTCAAGAGATACCCAAAACAGTGTTCAGTGGTTATGTCTTGCCAGGGAAATGCTCAACGCCAGCAGCAGTTGTCTCTTGACGATCTAGTCACGAGTAACCGTAAAGGAGAGGTTCTTGGCACTATCCAAGACTCGCTTTCCAACTGTCTCTCAGATACCAATTTGCTAGAGACTGTTCCTGGTCTCAAATCTAGAATCAAGGGCAAG GTCAGAGATATCTATGACGCTGGTGATTATCTGGTACTTATCACTACTGATCGGTTGAGTGCGTTTGACAGAAACCTTGCTTCGATTCCCTTCAAAGGCCAG GTTCTTAATGAGACCAGTTTGTGGTGGTTCAATAACACACAGCACATAACTCCAAATGCAATCGTTTCATCTCCTGATAGAAATGTTGTTATTGCAAAGAAATGCTCGGTTTTCCCAATAGAGTTTGTGG TTAGAGGATATGTGACTGGAAGTACTGACACATCTTTATGGACGGTATACAAGAAAGGTGTTAGGAACTATTGTGGAAATGCCCTCTCAGATG GATTGGTGAAAAACCAGAAGCTTCCAGCTAATATACTTACTCCAACAACAAAGGCTGAGGATCATGATGTGCCCATCTCTCCAACTGAG ATAGTTGAAGGTGGATTCATGACTCAAGCTGAATTTGAGGAAGCAAGCATGAAGGCTTTGAGCTTGTTTGAGTTTGGTCAG CGTGTGGCCAAGGAGCATGGAGTGATACTCGTGGACACTAAATATGAGTTTGGAAAAAGTAGTGATGGCTCCATCTTGTTGATTGATGAG ATTCATACGCCGGATTCAAGCAGATACTGGCTTGCTGGTTCTTATGAAGAACGCTTCCGGAAAGGTCTTGAGCCTGAAAATGTTGATAAG GAGTTCCTAAGGCTGTGGTTTAAAGAGAATTGCAATCCATATGAGGACGAG GTCCTCCCCGCTGCTCCAGCAGAACTCGTAACTGAATTAGCTTGGCG GTACATTTTCTTGTATGAGACTATCACTGGATCAAGAATTGACATTCTTCCTACGCAG CTCTACCAACAGGAACCAATACATGATAGAATCTCAAGAAACACAAGCCAAGCACTTTCATCTCTCCGTCAACTCTAG
- the LOC106406298 gene encoding kelch repeat-containing protein At3g27220-like, whose translation MARQAGKQSYGRLVLVSCLALLAVGLIADFLWASSHRFSPAGTYLPSSLIEKLPPESNEKDTKTKERKLSATFQDLDAPQLQWEKMAAAPVPRLDGAAIQIRNLLYVFAGYGNINLVHSHVDIYNFVDNKWGGRFDMPKEMAHSHLGMVTDGRYIYIVTGQYGPQCRGPTAKTFVLDTDTNTWSDFIPLPVPRYAPATQLWRGRLHVMGGSKENRHTPGLEHWSIAVKDGKALEKEWRSEIPIPRGGPHRACVVVDDRLFVIGGQEGDFMAKPGSPIFKCSRRLEVVFSDVYMLDEDMKWKVMPPMPKPDSHIEFAWKVVNNSIVIVGGTTEKHPETKKMVLVGEIFQFNLNTMKWYVIGKLPYRVKTTLVGYWDGQLYFTSGQRDKGPDDPAPRKVIAEMWRTKLILNP comes from the exons atggcgagACAAGCGGGGAAGCAGAGTTATGGTCGGCTTGTGTTAGTGTCATGCCTCGCGCTTTTAGCGGTGGGACTCATTGCAGACTTCCTTTGGGCTTCATCTCATCGCTTCTCCCCTGCCGGGACTTATCTTCCCTCCTCCTTGATCGAAAAACTCCCTCCTGAATCCAAT GAGAAAGACACTAAAACTAAGGAAAGGAAGCTTTCTGCAACGTTTCAAGATTTGGATGCTCCTCAATTACAATGGGAGAAGATGGCAGCTGCACCTGTCCCTCGTCTAGACGGAGCTGCTATTCAGATTAGGAATCTTCTCTATGTCTTTGCTGGTTACGGCAACATTAATCTT GTGCATTCTCATGTTGATATATACAATTTTGTGGATAATAAATGGGGAGGGAGATTTGATATGCCTAAAGAGATGGCACATTCTCATTTAGGGATGGTAACTGATGGGCGTTACATCTACATTGTCACCGGTCAATATGGTCCTCAATGCAGAGGCCCTACTGCTAAAACATTTGTGCTGGACACTGATACGAATACCTGGAGTGACTTCATTCCTTTACCAGTTCCTAG gTATGCTCCAGCTACTCAGCTATGGAGAGGTAGACTCCACGTGATGGGTGGGAGCAAAGAGAATCGACATACACCAGGACTTGAACACTGGAGTATCGCTGTCAAAGACGGGAAAGCAttggaaaaagagtggagaagTGAAATTCCAATCCCTCGTGGAGGACCTCACAg AGCATGCGTAGTAGTGGATGATCGGCTTTTTGTGATTGGTGGTCAAGAAGGTGATTTCATGGCTAAACCAGGATCTCCCATCTTCAAATGCTCACGTCGTTTAGAG GTGGTATTCAGTGATGTTTACATGCTGGATGAGGATATGAAGTGGAAAGTTATGCCACCGATGCCAAAACCGGATTCACATATCGAGTTTGCGTGGAAAGTGGTTAACAACTCCATTGTAATCGTTGGAGGCACCACAGAGAAGCATCCCGAAACCAAGAAGATGGTTCTCGTTGGTGAAATCTTCCAGTTTAACCTGAATacaatg AAATGGTATGTGATTGGAAAGTTGCCATACCGTGTGAAGACGACGCTGGTTGGGTACTGGGACGGGCAGTTATACTTCACCTCGGGGCAACGAGACAAAGGTCCTGATGATCCGGCGCCGCGTAAGGTAATTGCAGAGATGTGGAGAACTAAACTGATACTGAATCCATGA
- the LOC106406297 gene encoding zinc finger CCCH domain-containing protein 55 isoform X2 has translation MDPGDPTSILFTKIRILEPDFASKIIGYLLLQDLGNRDLMRLALGPDTLLHSVCLKAKSALGLSNGSSSSSSISRPINIHRHSPRTNGFMEFSRSPLSPSVNTNVGPSQFQESSSLFASDGGNGDVLDEQQLGDYLSFLNNNDESADLFDNGDAHLHKRSFSASDVCETGFGGGGGYSRFAHGGGLGDDFDSLPGGFGSPDYVSRQQEEIARMKLAQRQRTAAAQFLAASGGSPMSYGSKDINFLLHSRNGYRSGQFGDEGYWFGSPGRHERDEFMGMGDKSNSASKQIYLTFPADSSFTDEDVSNYFGNFGGVQDVRIPYQQKRMFGFVTFVHSETVRTILARGNPHFICDSRVLVKPYKEKGRILEKRLQQQLLQQMERGNFSPGSSPSGLDLFDCHLAPRMFSNTQEMMMRRKAEEAELQQAFEFQRRRLLNLHLPDMDSELFHHHQRSLSIGSPVHFPSRSANQSMLFRSENAGEEVIQGNGDSGRFQSEANHAFLTDTDNNNSQEGGYDDHLNNGNETSLENALPDCFFASPSKTAETKQPESEKENCATSTIQTA, from the exons ATGGATCCTGGAGATCCCACTTCAATACTCTTCACAAAGATCAGAATTTTAGAACCAGATTTCGCCTCCAAGATCATTGGCTACTTGCTCTTACAGGACTTGGGTAATAGAGACTTGATGCGTCTCGCTCTTGGACCCGACACTCTCTTACACTCCGTCTGTCTCAAGGCTAAATCCGCTTTGGGTCTCTCAAacggatcttcttcttcttcttctatctccAGACCCATTAACATCCACCGTCATTCCCCCAGGACGAATGGGTTTATGGAGTTCTCGAGGAGCCCTCTGTCTCCTTCGGTGAACACCAACGTGGGTCCGAGCCAGTTTCAAGAAAGTTCGTCTCTTTTCGCTTCAGATGGTGGAAACGGCGACGTACTCGATGAGCAGCAACTCGGTGACTACTTGTCCTTTCTCAACAACAACGACGAATCTGCGGATCTATTCGACAATGGCGATGCCCATTTGCACAAGAGGAGTTTCTCAGCGAGTGATGTTTGTGAGACCGGGTTTGGCGGCGGCGGCGGTTACAGTCGGTTCGCTCACGGTGGTGGTTTAGGGGATGATTTTGATTCTCTTCCTGGTGGGTTTGGCTCACCGGATTATGTTAGCAGACAGCAAGAGGAGATAGCGAGGATGAAACTGGCTCAGCGGCAGAGAACGGCCGCTGCTCAGTTCTTGGCGGCTAGTGGCGGCTCTCCAATGTCGTATGGTAGTAAAGACATTAACTTTCTCTTGCATTCGCGTAACGGGTACAG ATCAGGACAGTTTGGGGATGAGGGTTACTGGTTCGGTAGTCCAGGGAGACATGAAAGGGATGAGTTTATGGGGATGGGAGATAAGTCCAACTCTGCTTCTAAACAGATTTACTTGACGTTTCCAGCTGATAGCTCCTTCACAGATGAAGATGTCTCCAACTACTTTGG GAATTTTGGAGGAGTGCAAGATGTTAGGATTCCATACCAGCAGAAACGAATGTTTGGGTTTGTCACTTTTGTCCACTCTGAAACTGTGAGAACCATATTGGCTAGAGGAAACCCTCATTTCATCTGCGACTCACGTGTGCTCGTCAAACCCTACAAGGAGAAAGGAAGAATCCTTGAAAA GAGGCTGCAGCAACAACTGCTGCAGCAGATGGAGAGAGGGAACTTTTCTCCTGGTTCAAGTCCATCTGGATTGGATCTCTTTGATTGCCACCTCG CGCCGAGGATGTTCTCTAACACACaggagatgatgatgaggagAAAAGCTGAGGAGGCTGAGCTGCAACAAGCATTTGAATTCCAAAGGAGAAGATTGCTTAATCTGCATTTGCCCGACATGGATAGCGAGTTGTTTCACCATCACCAGCGCAGTCTCTCTATTGGCTCTCCTGTTCATTTCCCCTCTCGCAGTGCTAATCAAAGCATGCTCTTTCGATCTGAAAACGCTGGTGAAGAAGTCATACAAG GTAATGGTGATTCAGGGCGTTTTCAGTCTGAAGCAAACCATGCTTTTCTGACTGATACTGATAATAACAACAGCCAAGAAGGTGGTTACGATGACCATCTCAACAACGG GAACGAGACAAGTCTGGAGAACGCTCTCCCTGATTGCTTCTTTGCTTCCCCATCAAAGACCGCTGAGACTAAACAGCCCGAGTCTGAGAAAGAGAACTGTGCTACCTCAACGATTCAAACAGCCTAG
- the LOC125580008 gene encoding uncharacterized protein LOC125580008: MKKATSKVIAHVYRSRYSEPSNGPKSMQLQQLLLEDLRISASCMKCHRAKGQAIDDTVGNAEDSFLNLESYFERLKATNPGTITAIDTEQDIEGNTRFLYAFLSFVASIQGFRRLRHVLIIDGTHLSGKYKGVLLTASGQDANFQVFPLAFAVVDGETEHAWTWFLSKVERIIADSTALSIISDCHSSILKALREVFPMSHHGACIVHLMQNVVSRYKNKGLAKMVCEAAFSYRRKDFDLCFGKIRKANAACATYLEGIGTSKWSRTYFPGNRYNLLTSNIAEQLNHALTKSRPSPIIELFMFIQRMLTRWFSARRTKSAKCCGFVTPEVEKVMQTHIRLTKGIKIANITDWSYQVRGLFGHANTVSLETKVCTCQVFQKLKIPCGHALLAADYIGLPYAQLFGDCYKTQSWIDTYAGLIYPEAPLRDHPVADSITMLPPQTRRPSGRPKDKRVATTGEIPPPKKKKLIPNKCGRCGRTGHNRTNCIIPI, translated from the exons ATGAAAAAAGCCACTTCAAAAGTTATCGCACATGTTTACCGTTCCCGCTACAGCGAACCCAGCAACGGTCCTAAATCTATGCAGCTGCAGCAGCTTCTTTTGGAAGATCTCCGCATCTCTGCTTCCTGTATGAAATGCCACAGGGCAAAGGGACAAGCTATTGATGATACTGTCGGGAACGCGGAGGATTCTTTTCTAAACCTTGAGTCCTATTTTGAGCGTCTCAAAGCTACCAATCCCGGTACTATTACTGCTATAGATACTGAGCAGGATATTGAAGGTAACACACGCTTCCTATATGCCTTCCTCTCTTTTGTTGCATCTATTCAGGGGTTCCGCCGTCTACGCCATGTCCTCATTATTGATGGGACTCATCTATCCGGCAAATACAAGGGGGTACTACTCACTGCTAGCGGTCAAGACGCAAATTTTCAAGTGTTCCCTTTGGCTTTCGCGGTTGTTGATGGTGAGACCGAGCACGCATGGACCTGGTTTCTTTCTAAGGTTGAAAGGATAATTGCTGACTCTACTGCTCTCTCCATTATCTCTGACTGCCATTCGTCCATTCTAAAAGCCCTGCGAGAAGTCTTCCCCATGTCCCATCACGGAGCTTGCATTGTCCATTTGATGCAGAATGTTGTGTCGCGATACAAGAACAAAGGCTTAGCAAAGATGGTTTGTGAGGCTGCATTCTCTTACCGCCGCAAAGATTTCGATCTCTGTTTTGGGAAGATCAGGAAAGCCAATGCAGCCTGCGCCACTTACCTTGAAGGCATTGGTACGTCCAAATGGTCTAGGACTTACTTCCCCGGCAATCGTTACAACCTTCTCACCAGCAACATTGCTGAGCAGCTCAACCATGCTCTTACCAAGTCTAGGCCTTCACCTATCATCGAGTTGTTCATGTTTATTCAGCGAATGTTAACTCGTTGGTTCTCTGCGAGAAGAACAAAATCAGCTAAATGCTGCGGTTTTGTCACACCGGAGGTCGAGAAGGTGATGCAGACACATATTAGGCTCACTAAAGGCATCAAAATTGCAAACATCACCGATTGGAGCTATCAAGTTAGGGGGCTGTTCGGTCATGCAAACACTGTCTCTCTGGAAACAAAAGTCTGTACTTGCCAAGTGTTCCAGAAACTCAAAATCCCTTGCGGCCATGCTCTGTTAGCTGCGGACTACATTGGTCTCCCCTATGCCCAACTGTTTGGAGATTGCTACAAGACACAGTCATGGATCGACACCTATGCAGGACTCATATACCCTGAGGCCCCCTTGAGAGATCACCCAGTAGCTGATTCGATCACAATGCTCCCCCCCCAGACTCGCCGACCATCTGGACGCCCCAAAGATAAGCGCGTTGCAACAACAGGAGAGATCCCG CccccaaagaagaaaaaacttatTCCTAACAAATGTGGGCGATGTGGCCGTACCGGTCACAACAGAACCAACTGCATTATTCCCATCTGA